One Plasmodium malariae genome assembly, chromosome: 3 genomic window, ACGGAAGATGAGAAAGGAAAGGAGGAAAAAGGCAAGCAGGAAAAgacagaaaaagaaaatacaaaagaGGAAAGAAAGAGGAAGAAAAGAGAGCAGAAAAGGAtggaaaaagagaaaagggAAGAGGAAAACAGGGAGAAGGAAAGGAtcgaaaaagagaaaaaaaaggagatgAGGAGGatagaaaaagagaaaaaaaaggagatgAGGAGaatagaaaaagagaaaaaaaaggagattAGGAGGAtagaaaaagaggaaaagaTGGTGCAGGATCTGatagaaaaggaagaaaaaatgatGGAGAAGATGATGGAAAAAAGGATAgaggaagagaaaaaaaagatagaagaagagaaaaaaaagatagaaaaagaggaaaagttgaataaaaaaagagagcATAAAAGgattgaaaaagaaaaaagtaaagagTTGAGAAGGatagaaaaagagaaaaaaaaagaaaaaaaaaaagagaaaaaaaaagaggaaaaaagaGAGCAAGAAGAgaaagaaaaggaagaagagAAGAAGCGAATAGAAATGCAAATACagaaagaaaaggaaaaaaggaaacaaatggaaatacaaatacagaaaaagttggaaaaaaaaaagaagcagaTAGAGGTAGAACAAGAGTTGCAAATACAAAGGgaagagaaagaaaaaaagatattaaaaaaaaagaaaaagatggaagacaaaaaagaaagaaagaagaaaagggAGGAAGAAAAGAGGGTGAAAAAGATGTATAAAGAAATGAACAAAGAGTTAGAAgtaaagaaggaaaaaaggaaggaaatgaaaaaagtacGTTTTGATGTGGATCAGGTAACATCAGAAGCCCTTCTAAACTACTTTATTGAATCGCACAGGAACAAAATAAGCATAGAAAATGATGAATTATGTCAATTAGTAACAGGAAAGAAATTTTCGGATATAGAAAGATTAGTGAAAAATGCAACAGAAATAACACATCGTTCTTTAATGATTAAGAAtattcaaaatgaaaaatcaaAGTATTGTAAGTATtgtggatatatatataattatgatgattatatatatttgtttataaaatgtttCAGTTTGTTAAAACtagaaaataatagtatGCAAGACTTCTATGATAATACTATTAAATGTGTTTATTGTGGTTATGTAATAGatgatatagatatagataatcaaaataataataaagatacatatattgaagtatgttcatatagagaaaaatatatatatgatcaaaataaaaaaaattattggaaaaataaaattgcttCATTcgataaaaatacattattatttaaagaagATAATCATAGTgcttataatatatcttaCGAAAAGTGTACTGACTGTGGTAAcgattttttgtattttataaatattcaaacaAGAAGTGCGGACGAAGGGTCaactattatttatttttgccCCAACTGCAAAAAACAAACAACTGTTAATAATTAGCATTATGTATATCGAAATTTGTATTtgactttttatttattttttaatttttattgcaTTTTGAATGAGGAAGGCTTAAGTTTTGCGCCACCGCaattctatatatacatgtgtgtatatgcatatatatatatatatatatatatatatatatatgtgcgtgTGGGGggattatatatactattcGGATAAGCATACCTTTAacaattacatatttaattgtCAGTGATACATTCTTAATTACATTGCTAATAACTTCATATGTAGAATGTaaaatgcatttatatatgatggGTAACTATCAAAATATACTTTTCCGTTTATTCttccatttatatatgcataccaTCCTTTTTGAATATCACTTATGACAACGCATTTTGTTGCGAGTAGCACGTTACGTATGTGAATATGcataagtatgtatatacatatatatattatatatgtgcttTATTTGGAGCATTTATACTACACAAACATTTTATATGCCCGCAAACAGGCCTTTCATATGAGCCTTTAGCACGTGCATTTCGCACGtgcaaattttattatatatccaTAATATAATTCAGCTGTTAagttatacataatatataatttgtctatgcatgtttttttataatatatatatatatattttttttttactgtcAAAATAAACcatttatgaaataaatgaaatatagaTTATGAAATAATCCACCTTATGCTATGCAAATTAGTAAGTATTCAACGAATGACTAATAATTCCATGCATATACCTTTgacataatattatactaGTTTTAACGAATTATCAAATTATTGGGAAGAAATAATGAagtgaaacaaaaaaaaaaaaaaaaaaaaaaaaaaaaggaagaaaaagtGTGAGGGGTAATCAAATGgggcatatacatatatatacgtatatatacatttatgtacatatatgcatacacgtATATACTCAAGCTtacatttcaaaaaataggaatattCTATGACGGATATATCCTGCCCATACcacttaaattttatttaaaaatggactaatgttttcaaataaaaaaaaaaaaatataaaatttttttgaaataatatgcatatgcatgttataaaaaaacttatTCTCTTTTCATTGTTGCCATCATAGTGTGTAACTTATGTATCAAGTGTGTACGCAATATcacttttctttctttccttttctttcctttttatgcattttaGTACACATCCTTAGAActatcctttttttgttttttctgtgttttctttttttctctgCTTAATTTCTTTCTTATGGTCCCTCCTCTATCTCTTCTCATTTCGTACGTAATTTTATTCCTGTTTTTCGTAAAGAGCTTTATAAAggattcattaaaaaaataaaaaccaTGACTAGTTGAGAAGATTTCAGTCTTTATCGCATTATCAACAAAAGGGGCATCATTACAccatttttttccctttattatattccctttttttaaaaaaatattccccAGGTTACTTACTGTTTTAATACGTGTCTTTAAATGGATATACATTAttgaataattttgtatGAGCAACTTATACGTTCCACATTTTACACTCTACACTCtacattttacttttttttttttttttttttttttttctttgcactccaattattatatatatgtgaaaatTAATTTTCCAGTAGCTACAGTGTGGCTAACCAATTATAAAACATGGTttcgttaaaaaaaattaaaataaaaaaatattcttttttatttaaatgtttcttattacgaataaaaaatttaatctcctcttttttttttctttcaatttattatatatttataaataatatattatatacataaaaacgtgtatatatatatgcacatatgatCCCTTGttaaaataaggaaaaaacatCCGATATAGAAGAAGCTTTTATAACAGAGTTACATTAATTTTTGGAAGCTCCTTGtacaatttaaataaattgtttttgtttttgtttttttaaataaattagcCATATTGATTATACACCAAATATTGAGAGATTTAACTGAACATATTTgggaatataaaataaaaaaaaataaataaaaaaataaagcgaAACAAATAAAACGCTTTAAGCTAAATTGGGTTCCTTATTAAAACCAAAATAAACAGcagcataaaataaaaacgtgTTCTCAAAGTTATACATGTACgtaaatgtatgtacgtatgtatatatataggtatgtacgtatgtatatatatatgaatgtacgtatgtttgtatgtatatgctgTAACTAAAATGTAGCTATACAAGCTTATTTTTATGCTAATGCAAGTACGTTAATTTACTTTGTTCTTTGAAATtgcatattataataattaaaaaaattaaaaaaaaatatatataaaatataataaaatacaatgaCGTATAACAAAACAGGGAAAGTGTTTATACATAAGCAACATAATTAAACTTCACACCAGGCACTTTCAGTATTGTTATTTCGCATAAATTTTCTcgcctttttttaaattttgaaaatttattttttgtttaattatatgtcatataattgtacatgtatgtatgtattcatgtatgtatgtatatatgtatgaatgtatgtatgcatgtatgtatgtatgtatgcatgaatgtatgtatgcatgtatgtatgtatgtatgtatgcatgtatgtatgtatgcatatatatatatgtaagctTTGCAAATGATCATGCTTCTTCATTTTGAGTAAGCAGGGGTACACAATTTCATGCATTCATTATGCGGACATTGATGTTTTACTGTTATAGCTTTATATGTTAAGACGTATGCAGTTATACTTATTTACTTGCAAATCTATGCATTTTCTCAgtaatgtaaaaatacatttgAAGGTATTTTCAATGCATtattaccttttttatttgaaaaatgtaCATCCAATTTTGGTACGccaaaataatatttgtacACGATGTGctcatatgtacatatatgtatatatatatatgaatatatatgtacgtatatataattatgtatatatatatatacatacaatactgttaatacattttttagtGAAAGCTTGACACACTTTTTTTCCCTCCATACTAAGGAATTTGtatgtttaattatattttcttcttcttagAATGTGATATAATTTATGCACAATGAACTAGAGCTTATACGCGGATGTATGTTTGTAAGATTTTATGTGTGTGTACgcgtatgtttgtatatatttacacattttttcatccttttaaaagaattaaacgAACCTTATACATTCAAGACAATGCAGGTATATGAACtgagaaaattaaaaaattataccccttcttaattttattatatttacgaATTTgcaaaattgttttttaataatttattaattgcATATACGTGCAGTGAAAGACAGTACTTTAATAATAATCTTGCTTGTGCAAAGCTGTTGtataataacattaatttttttacatttgtgAATCTTCGCAAAAACATGTtcgaaaatatatgtatctatattttaaataaataaataattaaataaatatataaatataattaaatatatatatatatatatatatatatatatatatatacatatatcgtTACGTTGAtctatgtttatatgtgaaCTTATTCATTATACCCCCCCCtcttaaatattatgtaacctatatatatgtatatatactacaGCACACTAAACGAATAACTAAAACTAGACGCAGACAAGAGCTGTCAgcatatttcatttaaatatggaatttattttttatcatttgaacattatacttatgtatgatatttgtttaatttttaaataaattaaatatatgtttataaattcaGGTAAGTATGATAccttaatttataaaaacaaaaaggtaaaaagagaaaaaaaaaatgtcataattaaaaaataaaataaaaaggcgtaaatttattatgaactagcaataataaatcaaaaaaaaaaaaaaaattaaattaatatttataagcatataaggtaaaataaaataaaaaaaaaaaaaaaattatttagatTAACTcccaaaatggaaaaaagaacaatCAATGTTCAAAACATAGTATACAGTAGTACAGTATCAAGTAAGCAAtaaattaaacatttttacaatatcgcccaaataaaaaaagataaataatggggaaacttaataaaatgatccatatgtatatgaatatatgcataaataaaattgcgCATATAAAAGTGTGTGTACATAAATGAATGcccataaaaatgtattgctataaaaatgtatgtatatataaatgcatgagtatataaatgtatgtatatataaatgcataagtatataaatgtatgtatatataaatgcatgagtatataaatgaatgtacatatatatgtgtgtgtatatacaaatacacgtatgcacacacatatatacatatgcaactatcacatacatttattttttacccTCTCCCCCTTTTGAAGGTGTTTTTGTTAGTATTATATGCACACCTCTTGACGTAATAAAAAACtacatacaatataataGTAACATCAGCTTTGacaaaaagtatattttaaaaaaaattacaaaaaagaagaaaaataggTTGCTGAAATTTAACTCTTTTTATTATCgaacttttaaaaacatttataacaACTATGGGATCAAGGCAATTTATAGGGGTAACACGAAAGAACGcaataatgttaatatatgttaatatgtatatatatatatatattttttttattttattatttttttttttttttcacgcACACGAGTATATGAATTTCGGTTCAAACTGGTATATATGTCCATAATTCTtgagaattttttttccttttttgtgtttatttcgattaaatttttccaaaatggacatatatgtgtatataatttttttttttttttttttttttttttttgctttccATTGTTCTCTTTTGAGCAGGCCTTATTTCAACGATGAACCTGTACGTAATAAACaacactttatttttttatgtatatgaagaattaaaagaaaaaggaattCCATGTTACTTAAGCGCTACAATTTCTAgatttttttccataataaTTACATCACCATTAGAATTATACAGAACAAATGTTCAGGCAAATGTTTGCAATAATCATAAAGTAAgtatatttgatatatttaaatcgaaacaaaatagaaaaataaaaataaatttgtataaagGTATCACTTCAACACTTGTAAGAGACATCCCATTTTCAGCTATATATTGGTCACTTAACGAATATTTAgttagttatataaaaaaaaaagattctGAATATGAAAGgcggaaaaaaattattaaaaaatttttgtaccCATTTATTTGTGGATGTCTTAGTAGCACAATAACTACTTTTATAACACATCCTTTGGATATAATCAAAACGAACATGCAAGCAAGATGTATTgatattattcataaaagTGATTTTgattatagaaaaattaaaaattatgatgcATGTCAAAGAGGTCGAacaagtaatttttataatatttgtcaaaataatttatataataataaatatatatatgatgttAAAGTGAATAATTATGCTCATAATAATCATAGgactatttattataaatatggaTCTACTAAGTATGGTTCGAATACTTatagttataaatattataactattttaaattaacaaataacTATAACTATAACATTTTCTCAGTTgctaaaattatatttaaaaagaacgGATTTAAAGGTTTTTATATAGGTATTTTTCCAAGACTGGTAAAAATTGTACCTACCTGTgcaattcttttttcaacATATCATTACTTCAATTATTGATTGTTTTGGCTATTACGATTTTTGCCCTTTCTCTTTATACACACGCCCCCTCGATTTTTGTCACATCAACATTTACTTCATTGACCAATTTACAttcatcatcattattattattattatcactaCTACTATTGCTGCTGCGGCTGTTGCAGTTACTACCATTACTGCTGtcagtattattatttattttttattcttattatttccttttaattttatttattgttatctatttttttttttttttttcatttccactgcgcatattttaaatattaataaactGTATTTATCAGTTGTTACAAAAATTACACATTCaatttgatttatttatatatgtatactttttttttttttttttttttttttttttttttgtttttgtcaatttttaattttatgcgTCTGTATAAACGGTATTATGTTcacacatacgtatatatatatatagttatatatatgtatatatacaatagCTATATGAAGaacaaaaagagaaaaaaatattatgaaaaaatataattaactcCTTTTTACTCTGTTTGaagtttattttaaaaccatttttctaaaaaaagaaaaaagaaaaaaaaaaaaaagaaaataaggataaaaaatgcataaaaaaacgcataataaacacaaaaatataaaactgaATTTCAATTAGAGATTTGtatatttcaataaaatataccGTCAGCACCTACTTATTCAAAAGTAAAAGTAACTGCTCATCAAAATGCTATTACCTTTTGAGCaaatattatcaaaattttatatgagaaatttaaaaaatttacacttataatttgtttatttattatattctacCTACGTATATGTTGCTGAAATTCTTACGCTTACCAAAAATGTGTGTATAAGTATGTACGACATTTGATTGCCTTAAACTATTAATCTAtagtattctttttttttttttttttttaagtcgTACTTCGAaatatttggaaaaaaaaaaaatatttaaaatttaataaaaaatttatattattaattcacTATTAagctttcttttttttctttttttatttaatttttttaatttttttttttttatctctttATATGCATGCATGTTTCAAAAATAAGACTGAATTGATATTATCGAAAAAATCTGTTGTAGTTGCTTTTTTCCCGCCCTACTTGGTCtccttattttgttttatttatttattaatttatatatttatttatttatttatatatttatttatttatatatttgtatatttatttatatatttatttatttatttatttattttatttttttttttttttttggcatatggaagaaaaattaaaaagaagaaaaaaaattacataaaacataataaaaaataatacaatgtaatataacaaaatacaACATAACGCGACATAATGTAACACAAAGTGATAAAATTAACCATAATCTGGTGAACAGTCTTTTTATGGgaagttttaaaatatatcaagTGTGTGTAATTTCGCTGTAAAAGGCTGTagatgagaaaaaaaaaaaaagaaaaagaaatctctttttcctttttattacatGCTTGTACACATAAAACAACATatccataaatatatatatatatatatatatatatatatatttttataccaaaatatgaaattttaactgcttttaatttttcccattttgtAGAGTATTCATTTCGTTTATTCTCATCCTTTTCgttacatatatgttaaatttaataaaaaatatatatatatatatatacattacttGATATGTACGACATATTATTCAGAAAAGTATTTTGCCttaaatttacttttattgTGACACATtaaaattcaatttttttatttttacgtacacacttaaaaagtatatatatgtgtatgaatATTGGTACAcgtcatttatataatgcacatatacgttcataatgtatataatacatttataatatgatTTCTCACCCATTGTAAACAATGAGTGAAATCATATCTTCCTAttcaacaaaataaaaacctaagcatatatatctttcattttatttatttatttatttatttatttttttttttgtatgaaGTGTGTTTAAAACAGCATAtacttttacattttcatatAGATGAAAATGAAACACACATTTATTCTATACAAATACGAACTCATTAAAACtcattaacaaaaaatgtgAAGCTCATtctgcatatatttttgcatttgcgctattttacatatacaacATTTTACATGATTCATGTATTTCTATATAagtctatttttttctcttgtctgtattatatttaatttaaatattaatggcATTTTCACTTTGTTGTTCACTCTTAAAAGTATGtggaaattatttttttttttttagtgtaacaaaatacataaataagtactgttttttttttttcttgttatttttattctgaTTAAGTTTAATCGACCATGTAGATTAAATCTATTggtttattttaatttcacattttttctAAACGCATAAAATGATTCACAGTTATAGGTTGAGAAACCTCTTagttatttcgtttttttacAACTAGGAAAAACTGCCAAGTGTACACACCTTATTTATAACTGTACATATGtctgtacatatatgtacatgcctacttctttaaatatataagtcttatcattttttacatgtacatattttctaAGGCATAAAAGGAAAACCTTCCTTGGCTTTATTGAATTAgttaactatatatatatatatatatatatatatatatatatatatatatatatatgaacattttttCTATGTTTGTTTATCTAAAAAAATACTGCACGTACTCctataattttgtaaacaAATGTGCAAGTGTgcctttatatatatatagatagttATAGACAGATaaatagatagatagatatatggatatagatatagatattttttttttgtttttgctataaagaaaaatacattttaaagaCAGTCGCTATATTAGGTTAAGAAGTATACATACGTTTGCACGCacaagaatatatatatacatacattcataCGTACGTTCATACATTCATACGTACgttcatacatacatacgtacattcATGCTTacacacgtacatacatCCACGCAACTAGCAAAAGCATGCAAATGAATGGTATCATGATGGACGTGCTAAAGTACACTAGTAAGTGCCCTATCGACgaaaaggaagaagaaaaaaaaaatcgttGTCGTGAGTTCATAAATGAGGACATATTTGTTTATAGATGTAATATATGCCTGTTTGTATTTACTTGTGTGCATTCGTTTGCTAGCCATATAATAAGTGAAAACCACAGAGTTAAACAGTTGGACGCattgaaaaaagagaaatatttCAATTGTTTGAGATGTAAATATATCTGTCTTAGTATAgctaaaataataaaacatatagaATTGTATAATCATGGccataatattttgaaaaaaattaaaaaaaaaatggtctACACTGGTACAGTTACCTGTACATGCAAGGTAAAATGTTACAGTTCTTTTTCACAAAATGACAATTATGCAAGTGTGGAAGATGTACTAttgaatgaaaataataatcctttaaatttaaaaaaaaaagaaaaacagaaaaattgGTATGAGTACCTTAATTTCCTACAAAACTCTGCTAACCGTAATGAAGATGAACGAGAAGAATCATCAAAAGGGCATGTTGTCACTGGGACAACAAACAATGATATCAAGAATTCTTTTATTCAAAAATGGAACCATGCCAAGCAAGAAGAAATTACGAACGAATTTgcgaataaatatatgaacacatCTCTGAACCGATTTTCAGGAAATTATTACACAAAATTGGGATgttcaaatattttacaaaacgGTTCTTCACCTTCTTTTTACCAAAA contains:
- the PmUG01_03017300 gene encoding transcription factor, putative produces the protein MNFEREKKRGSVQHEVLVKNEFYANTSKIGENRKGENYDKYERNQDKENGVNNNSLSPLIAAHNYFENKFNNEDTSTKKKKKKKKRSEREGIGLGERDDKENEIDNTNENDKLMECVSSRGLTGNTLNFVKTEMNNSPSKTVSYVMKEQRKIKNEKAYTTNENTEEWNRMNGRNRVKEEIGEKEKKEKSLNMIEIMTEKGKIKDETREQRMEDEKRQQEKREKKKIEKENKREQKRIEKEKRKEENREPRTEDEKGKEEKGKQEKTEKENTKEERKRKKREQKRMEKEKREEENREKERIEKEKKKEMRRIEKEKKKEMRRIEKEKKKEIRRIEKEEKMVQDLIEKEEKMMEKMMEKRIEEEKKKIEEEKKKIEKEEKLNKKREHKRIEKEKSKELRRIEKEKKKEKKKEKKKEEKREQEEKEKEEEKKRIEMQIQKEKEKRKQMEIQIQKKLEKKKKQIEVEQELQIQREEKEKKILKKKKKMEDKKERKKKREEEKRVKKMYKEMNKELEVKKEKRKEMKKVRFDVDQVTSEALLNYFIESHRNKISIENDELCQLVTGKKFSDIERLVKNATEITHRSLMIKNIQNEKSKYCKYCGYIYNYDDYIYLFIKCFSLLKLENNSMQDFYDNTIKCVYCGYVIDDIDIDNQNNNKDTYIEVCSYREKYIYDQNKKNYWKNKIASFDKNTLLFKEDNHSAYNISYEKCTDCGNDFLYFINIQTRSADEGSTIIYFCPNCKKQTTVNN
- the PmUG01_03017400 gene encoding conserved Plasmodium protein, unknown function, which produces MYIHLKTRIKTVSNLGNIFLKKGNIIKGKKWCNDAPFVDNAIKTEIFSTSHGFYFFNESFIKLFTKNRNKITYEMRRDRGGTIRKKLSREKKKTQKKQKKDSSKDVY
- the PmUG01_03017500 gene encoding mitochondrial carrier protein, putative is translated as MEKRTINVQNIVYSSTVSSVFVSIICTPLDVIKNYIQYNSNISFDKKYILKKITKKKKNRLLKFNSFYYRTFKNIYNNYGIKAIYRGLISTMNLYVINNTLFFYVYEELKEKGIPCYLSATISRFFSIIITSPLELYRTNVQANVCNNHKVSIFDIFKSKQNRKIKINLYKGITSTLVRDIPFSAIYWSLNEYLVSYIKKKDSEYERRKKIIKKFLYPFICGCLSSTITTFITHPLDIIKTNMQARCIDIIHKSDFDYRKIKNYDACQRGRTSNFYNICQNNLYNNKYIYDVKVNNYAHNNHRTIYYKYGSTKYGSNTYSYKYYNYFKLTNNYNYNIFSVAKIIFKKNGFKGFYIGIFPRLVKIVPTCAILFSTYHYFNY